A stretch of the Streptosporangium sp. NBC_01755 genome encodes the following:
- a CDS encoding Gfo/Idh/MocA family oxidoreductase has protein sequence MTELRVGLVGYGVAGAFFHAPLITATPGMRLSAVVTGDPGRAAEVSGKYGARVVGDATVLWDGADPVDLVVIASPNRTHVPLAEAALKAGLPVVVDKPLAATAGQACGLVELARAEGLMLTVFQNRRWDGDFLTLGRLVSAGELGEVTRLESRFERWRPVPKGGWRETGGTDEVAGLLYDLGSHLVDQVLRLLGPVVDVYAESDVRRPGVNADDDTFIALSHSSGARSHLWAGAVAPRLGPRFRVLGSRAGYLKYGLDVQEEQLRAGLTPVSPGFGAEPPERWGTLGTDDDNRVVPTEPGTYAGFYRAVAACLREGAPPPVDPEEVVEALTVLEAARRSAAERRVVTL, from the coding sequence GTGACTGAGCTGCGCGTCGGCCTCGTCGGGTACGGGGTGGCGGGGGCGTTCTTCCATGCCCCGCTGATCACCGCGACCCCCGGTATGCGGCTGTCCGCGGTGGTCACCGGCGACCCCGGCCGGGCCGCCGAGGTCTCGGGGAAGTACGGCGCGCGGGTGGTCGGCGACGCCACCGTCCTGTGGGACGGCGCCGACCCGGTCGACCTGGTCGTGATCGCCTCCCCCAACCGCACACACGTTCCGCTGGCGGAGGCCGCCCTGAAGGCCGGCCTGCCGGTCGTGGTGGACAAGCCGCTGGCCGCGACCGCCGGACAGGCGTGCGGCCTGGTGGAGCTGGCGCGCGCGGAGGGCCTGATGCTGACCGTGTTCCAGAACCGGCGCTGGGACGGCGACTTCCTGACGCTCGGGCGGCTGGTCTCGGCGGGCGAGCTTGGCGAGGTCACCCGGCTGGAGTCGCGATTCGAGCGCTGGCGGCCGGTGCCGAAGGGCGGCTGGCGCGAGACGGGCGGCACCGACGAGGTCGCCGGGCTGCTCTACGACCTCGGCAGCCACCTGGTCGACCAGGTTCTGCGCCTGCTCGGTCCGGTCGTCGACGTCTACGCCGAGTCGGATGTGCGGCGCCCGGGGGTGAACGCCGACGACGACACCTTCATCGCCCTCTCCCATTCGAGCGGGGCCCGTTCCCACCTGTGGGCCGGCGCGGTCGCGCCCCGGCTCGGCCCCCGCTTCCGGGTGCTCGGCTCGCGGGCGGGCTACCTGAAGTACGGGCTGGACGTGCAGGAGGAGCAGTTGCGCGCCGGTCTCACCCCCGTCTCTCCCGGTTTCGGTGCGGAGCCTCCCGAGCGGTGGGGCACCCTTGGCACCGACGACGACAACCGTGTCGTCCCCACCGAACCCGGCACCTACGCCGGCTTCTACCGGGCGGTGGCCGCCTGCCTGCGCGAGGGTGCTCCGCCACCGGTCGACCCCGAGGAGGTCGTCGAGGCTCTCACGGTGCTGGAGGCGGCCCGTCGCTCGGCCGCCGAGCGCCGGGTCGTCACCCTCTGA
- a CDS encoding tyrosine-protein phosphatase, with product MNDFTRWIDLEGAVNVRDLGGLATVDGGTTRFGRIYRADNLQGLTERDIQLLVADLKLRNVVDLRSGPEVRLEGPGPLTGVPEVSIHHLTLFAEGGRYTDVEADTIEGDRVLPWTARDEEDLAELRVTGFYYAYLRDRPDSVLAALRAMARDDGAALVHCAAGKDRTGVVSALALEVAGATREAIVADYTATGDRLEGILARLRASATYRDDLDARPADDHRPRPEYIEQFLHILDNRFGGPLEWLASHGWSESDSGLLRARLRD from the coding sequence ATGAACGACTTCACGCGTTGGATTGATCTTGAAGGTGCCGTCAACGTACGCGACCTCGGCGGGCTCGCCACGGTGGACGGCGGAACCACACGCTTCGGCCGCATCTACCGGGCCGACAACCTGCAGGGGCTGACCGAGCGGGACATTCAGCTGCTCGTCGCAGACCTGAAGCTCCGCAACGTCGTCGACCTGCGCTCCGGTCCGGAGGTGCGCCTGGAGGGGCCGGGGCCGCTCACCGGGGTGCCGGAGGTGAGCATCCACCACCTCACCCTGTTCGCCGAGGGCGGCAGGTACACCGATGTCGAGGCCGACACCATCGAGGGTGACAGGGTGCTGCCCTGGACGGCGCGGGACGAGGAGGACCTCGCCGAGCTGCGGGTGACCGGCTTCTACTACGCCTACCTCCGGGACCGTCCCGACTCGGTCCTGGCGGCCCTGCGTGCCATGGCCCGCGACGACGGCGCGGCCCTCGTGCACTGCGCGGCGGGCAAGGACCGCACCGGTGTCGTCAGCGCCCTCGCGCTGGAGGTCGCCGGTGCCACCCGTGAGGCGATCGTCGCCGACTACACCGCCACGGGTGACCGCCTGGAGGGCATCCTGGCACGGCTGCGCGCCAGCGCCACCTACCGCGACGACCTCGACGCCCGCCCGGCCGACGATCATCGTCCGAGGCCCGAGTACATCGAGCAGTTCCTGCACATCCTGGACAACCGTTTCGGCGGCCCGCTCGAATGGCTCGCCTCGCACGGCTGGAGCGAGAGCGACTCCGGTCTCCTCCGCGCCCGCCTGCGCGACTGA
- a CDS encoding cytochrome P450 gives MARDPRITDVSKEILSSKWVIIQRKCGAQTKPQEARMDHSEVPALGARGCLGQLNPLIRRLRDTGPIVRVRTPVGDEAWLVTRLAELKQLLLDDRLGTTHPDPPNRARYLDNPMLDLIVSDQDPADARRTHHALRSSLTPYFSAKRIAGMRSRVGAVADEHLDAILAKQPPVDMHTEFSLPFSYQILCDLLGVADPAEYQAVLDRISSVGAGLDQVQELFGYLGEVAERKRVQPGDDLASALCQAGLPDEFVGALLAFVTMSYQVTPHSISAAIGLFATNPDQHKLVLEDPELLPGAVEEALRMSKFAESALPRYASADIEIGGVTIRAGDLVLCDHGSTAFDDRVFEDPERFDVTRSPNPHLVFSHGMTYCIGAPLARLEISEVLARLLPRLPSMRLAIPIGDIPVSGELSEQKVGGGIAQLPITWDLPVPSAY, from the coding sequence ATGGCGCGAGATCCGCGAATTACCGATGTATCTAAGGAAATTCTTAGTTCCAAATGGGTGATTATCCAGCGAAAGTGTGGTGCCCAAACCAAACCCCAGGAGGCTCGGATGGACCATAGTGAAGTGCCAGCACTGGGCGCACGCGGATGCCTGGGCCAGTTGAACCCGTTGATCCGCCGGCTGCGGGACACCGGCCCCATCGTCCGGGTGCGTACCCCGGTCGGCGATGAAGCGTGGCTGGTGACCCGGCTCGCCGAGCTCAAGCAGCTCCTGCTCGACGACCGACTCGGGACCACCCACCCGGACCCGCCGAACAGGGCGCGGTACCTGGACAACCCGATGTTGGATCTGATCGTGTCGGACCAGGATCCGGCTGACGCGCGTCGTACGCATCACGCCCTCCGATCGAGTCTCACCCCGTATTTCTCGGCCAAGCGCATAGCCGGCATGCGGTCGCGCGTCGGCGCCGTGGCCGACGAGCATCTCGACGCCATACTTGCCAAGCAGCCGCCGGTAGACATGCACACCGAGTTCTCGCTGCCGTTCTCCTATCAGATCCTGTGTGACCTGCTCGGCGTAGCGGATCCAGCGGAATACCAGGCGGTGCTCGACCGGATCAGCAGCGTGGGGGCGGGACTGGACCAGGTGCAGGAGCTGTTCGGATACCTGGGCGAGGTTGCCGAGCGTAAACGCGTGCAACCGGGCGACGATCTGGCCTCGGCGCTGTGCCAAGCCGGACTCCCCGACGAGTTCGTCGGTGCGTTGCTGGCTTTTGTCACCATGTCGTACCAGGTGACTCCGCACAGCATCAGCGCGGCGATCGGGCTGTTCGCCACGAACCCGGATCAGCACAAGCTGGTGCTCGAAGACCCGGAACTGTTGCCCGGCGCGGTGGAGGAGGCACTGCGGATGAGCAAATTCGCCGAATCCGCGCTGCCCCGGTACGCCAGCGCGGACATCGAGATCGGCGGGGTCACGATCCGCGCCGGCGACCTCGTTCTGTGCGACCACGGCTCGACCGCGTTCGACGACCGGGTGTTCGAAGACCCGGAACGGTTCGACGTCACCCGATCGCCCAACCCCCACCTGGTGTTCAGCCACGGAATGACCTACTGCATCGGCGCCCCACTGGCTCGGCTGGAAATTAGCGAGGTACTCGCCAGGCTTCTGCCCCGGCTGCCCTCCATGCGCCTGGCGATCCCGATCGGCGATATCCCGGTCTCCGGCGAGCTGAGCGAACAGAAGGTCGGTGGCGGCATCGCCCAGCTACCGATCACCTGGGATCTGCCGGTTCCCTCCGCGTACTGA
- a CDS encoding transposase: MPKGSRRRFSQEFKDKAVRMVLDGPRTIAEVAREFGVHDTTLGNWVNTYKRTRAEEEPHSLSGPERALLGELERENSELREKLSSLKKAAAFFAAENNR, encoded by the coding sequence ATGCCGAAAGGTTCCAGGCGTAGGTTCAGTCAGGAGTTCAAGGACAAGGCTGTGCGCATGGTCCTCGATGGCCCCCGTACGATCGCCGAGGTCGCCAGAGAGTTCGGCGTCCACGACACCACGCTCGGCAACTGGGTGAACACCTACAAGCGGACACGCGCGGAAGAAGAACCGCACTCCCTCAGCGGCCCCGAGCGCGCCCTGCTGGGTGAACTTGAGCGAGAAAACTCCGAGCTCCGAGAGAAGCTTTCCTCTCTGAAAAAAGCCGCGGCCTTCTTCGCGGCCGAGAACAATCGGTGA
- a CDS encoding IS3 family transposase, with the protein MTAKFELIDAEKANHKIVKMCDWLEVSRSGYYEWRDRPASATAQRRDLLQDLVSGIFYEHEEVYGYRRVHAELLRRGERCSAELVRVLMRELGLLPAQVRPFRPKLAELRFVTSRASTIGADFTHLLVTGRQTKSSTNT; encoded by the coding sequence GTGACCGCGAAGTTCGAGTTGATCGACGCGGAGAAGGCCAACCACAAGATTGTGAAAATGTGCGACTGGCTGGAGGTGTCCCGCTCGGGGTATTACGAGTGGCGCGACCGGCCCGCCTCGGCGACCGCACAGCGTCGCGACCTCCTCCAGGACCTGGTCTCGGGCATCTTCTACGAGCACGAGGAGGTGTACGGCTACCGGCGCGTCCATGCCGAATTGCTGCGCCGGGGTGAGCGTTGCTCGGCTGAGCTGGTGCGGGTGCTGATGCGCGAGCTGGGCCTGCTGCCGGCGCAGGTGCGGCCCTTCAGGCCAAAGCTCGCCGAGCTGCGGTTCGTTACATCGAGGGCTTCTACAATCGGTGCCGACTTCACTCATCTGTTGGTTACCGGACGCCAAACGAAGTCCTCGACGAATACATAG
- a CDS encoding MarR family winged helix-turn-helix transcriptional regulator: METELADLVHGVGHRLRRGYGERLGPLGLSPGQARALRVIVDSEPPLKMVQLAERLRIVPRSVTPVIDALEEAGLVRREVDPANRRSTLLVVTGEGRELYEQVREARRQVAEELFSVLTAEQRDQLRELLGAVDAQLA; the protein is encoded by the coding sequence GTGGAGACGGAACTGGCCGATCTGGTGCACGGTGTCGGCCATCGACTACGCCGGGGATACGGCGAGCGGCTCGGCCCGCTCGGCCTGAGCCCCGGCCAGGCGCGGGCGCTTCGGGTGATCGTCGACTCCGAGCCGCCGCTCAAGATGGTGCAGCTCGCCGAGAGGCTGCGGATCGTGCCGCGCTCGGTGACCCCGGTGATCGACGCGCTGGAGGAGGCCGGTCTGGTCCGCCGCGAGGTCGATCCGGCCAACCGCCGCTCCACCCTGCTCGTGGTGACCGGCGAGGGTCGCGAGCTGTACGAGCAGGTACGTGAGGCGCGCAGGCAGGTGGCCGAGGAACTGTTCTCGGTGCTCACCGCTGAGCAGCGAGACCAGCTCAGGGAACTGCTGGGCGCGGTCGACGCGCAGCTCGCCTAG
- a CDS encoding ABC transporter ATP-binding protein, producing MAEQTGSAERHETPRMTDDPRANEAPLEDEVPPTSDEPRAPLRRVVGLFHPYRGRLVVVGALIGLSSLVSLSSPFMLRAVLDDAIPHGRTGLLTLLVLGMVAVAVVTSVLDVIQMLISNGVGQRVMHDLRTAVYGHLQRMSMAFFTRTRTGEVQSRIAGDIGGMQLVVTSTAAAIVSNLTTVIATVIAMLVLDWRLTVVSLLLLPLFVGISRRVGRERRRITSERQRKMAAMSSMIQESLSISGILLGRTMGQGPELARRFSAASDELAVLELRSSMAGRWRQSTIQIIMAAMPAMIYWATGLTSAISIGTVVAFTTLQLNLFRPSVSLLRLGVDVQSSLALFARIFEYLDLAVDIHPGTHTPQTVRGEIRFEQVGFCYGETPTLSDIDLTVPAGTTLAVVGETGSGKTTLSYLLPRLYDVTGGRITIDGVDVRELTFEALAETVGVVSQETYLFHSSIADNLRFANPSATDEEIVAAARAARIHDHIAALPEGYETVVGERGYRFSGGEKQRLAIARTLLRDPPVLVLDEATSALDTQTERAVQEALDTLSRGRTTITIAHRLSTIRDADQIVVLDRGRIVERGSHDDLLAAGGPYAALVNRDRSLTTA from the coding sequence ATGGCGGAACAGACCGGGAGTGCCGAACGGCACGAAACACCTCGTATGACCGACGATCCCCGCGCGAACGAAGCCCCCCTCGAAGACGAAGTACCCCCCACGAGCGACGAGCCCCGCGCGCCCCTGCGGCGCGTCGTCGGCCTGTTCCACCCCTACCGGGGCCGGCTGGTCGTCGTGGGCGCCCTCATCGGACTGTCCTCGCTCGTCTCGCTGTCCTCGCCGTTCATGCTCCGTGCGGTGCTCGACGACGCCATCCCGCATGGCAGGACCGGCCTGCTGACGCTGCTCGTACTCGGCATGGTCGCGGTCGCCGTCGTCACCAGCGTGCTCGACGTCATCCAGATGCTGATCTCCAACGGAGTCGGCCAGCGCGTCATGCACGATCTGCGCACCGCCGTCTACGGTCACCTGCAGCGCATGTCCATGGCCTTCTTCACCCGCACCAGGACCGGTGAGGTGCAGTCGCGCATCGCCGGCGACATCGGCGGCATGCAACTGGTGGTCACCTCCACCGCCGCCGCGATCGTCTCCAACCTGACCACCGTGATCGCGACGGTCATCGCGATGCTCGTGCTGGACTGGCGGCTGACCGTGGTGTCGCTGCTGCTGCTCCCGCTCTTCGTCGGCATCAGCCGCCGAGTCGGCCGGGAGCGCAGGAGGATCACCTCCGAACGGCAGCGGAAGATGGCCGCCATGTCGTCGATGATCCAGGAGTCGCTGTCGATCAGCGGCATCCTGCTGGGCCGGACGATGGGCCAGGGCCCCGAGCTCGCCAGACGATTCTCCGCCGCCTCGGACGAGCTGGCCGTCCTGGAGCTCCGCTCCAGCATGGCCGGGCGCTGGCGGCAGTCCACCATCCAGATCATCATGGCGGCCATGCCCGCGATGATCTACTGGGCCACCGGACTGACCTCGGCGATCTCCATCGGCACCGTCGTCGCCTTCACCACCCTCCAGCTGAACCTGTTCCGCCCCTCGGTGTCGCTGCTCCGGCTCGGCGTCGACGTGCAGAGCTCCCTGGCGCTGTTCGCCCGGATCTTCGAGTACCTGGACCTGGCCGTGGACATCCACCCCGGCACCCACACACCGCAGACCGTACGCGGCGAGATCCGCTTCGAGCAGGTCGGCTTCTGCTACGGAGAGACCCCGACCCTGTCGGACATCGACCTCACCGTCCCCGCGGGCACGACCCTGGCCGTGGTCGGCGAGACCGGCTCGGGCAAGACCACGCTGAGCTACCTGCTGCCCCGTCTGTACGACGTGACCGGCGGGCGGATCACCATCGACGGGGTGGACGTGCGCGAGCTGACCTTCGAGGCCCTGGCCGAGACGGTCGGCGTGGTCTCCCAGGAGACCTACCTGTTCCACTCCTCGATCGCCGACAACCTGCGCTTCGCCAACCCCTCGGCCACCGACGAGGAGATCGTCGCCGCCGCCCGGGCCGCCCGGATCCACGACCACATCGCCGCGCTGCCCGAGGGGTACGAGACCGTGGTCGGCGAACGCGGCTACCGCTTCTCCGGCGGCGAGAAGCAGCGCCTGGCCATCGCCAGGACGCTGCTGCGCGACCCGCCCGTACTGGTCCTCGACGAGGCCACCAGCGCCCTCGACACTCAGACCGAGCGCGCCGTCCAGGAGGCGCTGGACACCCTGTCTCGCGGCCGTACCACCATCACGATCGCCCACCGCCTGTCGACGATCCGCGACGCCGACCAGATCGTGGTCCTCGACCGGGGCCGCATCGTCGAACGCGGCAGCCACGACGACCTCCTCGCCGCCGGCGGCCCCTACGCCGCCCTCGTCAACCGCGACCGCTCCCTCACCACGGCCTGA
- a CDS encoding TetR/AcrR family transcriptional regulator: MTGTRRKGSDRRAEIQEVALALFTEHGYDATSMREVAEQLGITKAALYYHFESKEAIILSLFEEHLRTLDELLDWAAEQPHSPELASELLGRWLTLAAARGLRTMRFTAANQTALRTALPSRQGGALQRLEKAVSIMLGPGAPLQDRLRIRMALLSVHSTVMAAQGTEADDADILTAAMQAATLLVEGLLPAPKLPAVGR, encoded by the coding sequence GTGACGGGTACGCGGCGCAAGGGCAGCGACAGACGGGCCGAGATCCAGGAGGTCGCGTTGGCCCTGTTCACCGAGCATGGCTACGACGCCACGTCGATGCGCGAAGTCGCCGAGCAACTCGGTATCACCAAGGCCGCGCTCTACTATCACTTCGAGAGCAAAGAGGCGATCATCCTCAGCCTCTTCGAGGAGCACCTGCGCACGCTCGACGAACTCCTCGACTGGGCCGCCGAGCAGCCGCACTCTCCGGAACTGGCTTCCGAACTCCTCGGCAGATGGCTCACCCTGGCCGCCGCTCGGGGGCTGCGGACCATGCGTTTCACGGCCGCCAACCAGACCGCGCTGCGCACGGCCCTGCCTTCGAGGCAGGGCGGCGCACTGCAGCGCCTTGAGAAGGCCGTCTCGATCATGTTGGGGCCGGGTGCACCCCTCCAGGACCGCCTGCGTATCCGGATGGCCCTGCTCAGCGTGCACAGCACCGTAATGGCCGCCCAGGGCACCGAGGCCGACGACGCCGACATCCTCACCGCCGCGATGCAGGCGGCAACGCTACTGGTCGAGGGCCTGCTTCCCGCCCCGAAGCTTCCGGCCGTCGGACGATGA
- a CDS encoding MDR family MFS transporter, which yields MEKDSAKGADSPPAAEKEAGLGFSHRQILVTMSGLVIAMLLAMLDNMIVAPALPTIVGELGGLNHLAWVATGYVLASTVSTPIWGKLGDLYGRRITFVAAVAIFLIGSMLCGVSQDMAQLIGFRAVQGLGAGGLMVGVLSIIGEMIPPRDRSKYQGVMMAVMPVAMIGGPLIGGFITDNLSWRWAFYVNVPLGVVTLALCWITLAKLPKGSGKAVIDWWGTALLTVWITALVLITSWGGTQYDWGSAQILGLAALAIVAFIAFVFVQRRVAEPIMPLRVFKSLNFTLSGVVAFISGFAMFGAISFLPQFQQFVQGSSATNSGLALMPMMIAAMVVSLSGGVLISKTGHYKSLPIIGAILVTAGLALFATMDLGTSTFTSGIYMVLLGAGMGAMMQTSTLIAQNSLDLRDMGAGTGVSTFLRNMGSSLGVSLLGAVYASQLTDSLTGGGTATQGVAASATSMTPQALRALPEAARHLFQQAVTDGVTVLFTWGAAVAAIGIVVALFIRQVPLRGAAKPVAVGS from the coding sequence GTGGAGAAGGACAGCGCGAAAGGCGCGGACAGTCCCCCTGCGGCAGAAAAGGAGGCCGGGCTGGGGTTCAGCCACCGCCAGATCCTGGTCACAATGAGCGGCCTGGTCATCGCCATGCTGCTGGCGATGCTGGACAACATGATCGTCGCTCCGGCGCTGCCGACGATCGTCGGCGAGCTGGGCGGCCTGAACCACCTGGCATGGGTGGCCACCGGCTACGTCCTGGCCTCCACCGTGTCCACGCCGATCTGGGGCAAACTCGGCGACCTGTACGGCCGGCGCATCACCTTTGTCGCTGCTGTGGCGATCTTCCTGATCGGTTCGATGCTGTGCGGCGTGTCCCAGGACATGGCGCAGCTGATCGGCTTCCGCGCGGTCCAGGGCCTGGGCGCGGGCGGTCTGATGGTCGGCGTGCTGTCGATCATCGGGGAGATGATCCCGCCGCGGGACCGCAGCAAGTACCAGGGCGTGATGATGGCCGTCATGCCGGTCGCGATGATCGGCGGCCCGCTCATCGGCGGCTTCATCACCGACAACCTCAGCTGGCGCTGGGCCTTCTACGTCAACGTGCCCCTCGGCGTCGTCACCCTGGCCCTGTGCTGGATCACGCTCGCCAAGCTGCCCAAGGGCAGCGGCAAGGCCGTGATCGACTGGTGGGGCACCGCCCTGCTGACCGTGTGGATCACCGCGCTGGTGCTCATCACCAGCTGGGGCGGCACCCAGTACGACTGGGGCTCGGCACAGATCCTCGGCCTGGCGGCGCTGGCAATCGTCGCGTTCATCGCCTTCGTCTTCGTCCAGCGGCGAGTGGCCGAGCCGATCATGCCGCTGCGGGTCTTCAAGAGCCTCAACTTCACGCTGTCCGGCGTGGTCGCCTTCATCTCGGGCTTCGCGATGTTCGGCGCCATTAGCTTCCTGCCACAGTTCCAGCAGTTCGTCCAAGGCTCCTCGGCCACCAACAGCGGCCTGGCTCTGATGCCGATGATGATCGCCGCGATGGTCGTCAGCCTGAGCGGTGGCGTGCTGATCAGCAAGACCGGGCACTACAAATCGTTGCCGATCATCGGTGCCATCCTGGTCACCGCCGGCCTGGCACTGTTCGCCACCATGGACCTCGGCACCTCCACGTTCACCTCCGGCATCTACATGGTGCTCCTGGGCGCCGGGATGGGCGCGATGATGCAGACCAGCACCTTGATCGCCCAAAACAGCCTCGACCTGCGTGACATGGGCGCGGGCACAGGGGTATCGACCTTCCTGCGCAACATGGGCAGTTCGCTCGGCGTCTCCCTGCTCGGCGCCGTCTACGCCAGCCAACTGACCGACTCCCTGACAGGTGGCGGGACCGCGACGCAGGGGGTGGCCGCCTCCGCCACCTCGATGACCCCCCAAGCGCTGCGAGCCCTGCCCGAAGCGGCCAGGCACCTGTTCCAGCAGGCCGTCACCGACGGCGTCACCGTGCTCTTCACCTGGGGCGCGGCCGTGGCCGCCATCGGCATCGTCGTCGCCCTGTTCATTCGCCAGGTCCCGCTCCGCGGCGCCGCCAAGCCGGTGGCGGTGGGTAGCTGA
- a CDS encoding trypsin-like serine protease, which translates to MLLLALALAVSNTATSAYALTLSSDDPPKPGEQIEKEPFSYLSPETKKRMDVQEPLRRAAKPIMDAVLSDTKDLGFAGLKLEDGFVQVWWKGDVPAHIDPVLAEARLNAPVKVDSARFSREELRGTAAAIRKDLADNPRGPLHAVGIESDGSGVYVEAETSRAKRDLGKTYDSLGSSVPIEVKIVERAVPSGRMNDTAPFYGGMRIVSDDGPICTAGWPVAATSNPGFQYLLTAGHCTGMYTNWQNGNRSVNIGQTVLERADHDLALIHAPNGVGRHMWDGGVPGGWNTSAEFTKRIVGWDHVYEGQWLCQSGQTSGAVCNFEVVTSGDYAYCGNDAYGNYECYYGLFRANQIYGQGARSGDSGGPVFYPDTAGQVHPVGVTSGSSSSSMIFQDIYTALVDFPIQMRTY; encoded by the coding sequence ATGCTGCTGCTCGCCCTCGCGCTCGCGGTCAGCAATACGGCCACCTCGGCGTATGCGCTCACGCTCTCGTCGGACGATCCGCCAAAGCCCGGCGAGCAGATCGAGAAGGAGCCGTTCAGCTACCTCTCGCCCGAGACGAAGAAAAGAATGGATGTACAGGAACCACTCCGGCGGGCAGCCAAGCCGATCATGGACGCCGTGCTTTCCGACACGAAAGACCTGGGATTCGCCGGGCTCAAGCTGGAAGACGGCTTCGTTCAGGTCTGGTGGAAGGGCGATGTTCCCGCTCACATAGATCCGGTTCTTGCCGAGGCGCGTCTGAACGCTCCGGTGAAGGTGGATTCGGCTCGATTCTCACGGGAGGAGCTCAGGGGAACTGCGGCGGCGATAAGGAAAGACTTGGCCGACAACCCTCGCGGGCCACTTCATGCTGTCGGTATAGAGTCCGACGGCAGCGGGGTCTACGTCGAGGCCGAGACCTCGCGAGCCAAAAGGGATCTCGGTAAGACATACGACTCGCTTGGCTCTTCCGTGCCCATTGAGGTCAAGATCGTCGAGCGAGCGGTTCCCAGCGGGCGCATGAACGACACCGCGCCATTCTATGGAGGAATGCGTATTGTAAGCGACGACGGTCCGATCTGCACCGCGGGATGGCCGGTGGCGGCGACGAGCAATCCCGGCTTTCAATACCTGCTTACCGCGGGTCACTGCACCGGTATGTATACAAACTGGCAAAACGGCAATCGCTCCGTGAACATCGGCCAAACGGTCCTCGAAAGAGCCGACCATGACCTGGCGCTGATTCATGCTCCGAACGGCGTGGGAAGGCACATGTGGGACGGCGGAGTGCCGGGAGGGTGGAACACCTCAGCCGAGTTCACGAAGCGTATCGTAGGCTGGGACCACGTGTACGAAGGACAGTGGCTCTGCCAGTCCGGGCAGACGAGCGGCGCGGTCTGTAACTTCGAGGTCGTGACCAGCGGCGATTATGCCTACTGTGGTAACGACGCATACGGTAACTACGAGTGCTACTACGGCCTGTTCCGCGCCAATCAGATCTACGGGCAAGGGGCGCGCTCCGGCGACAGCGGGGGGCCGGTTTTCTACCCGGACACGGCCGGGCAGGTTCATCCGGTCGGCGTGACATCTGGATCGAGCTCGAGCAGCATGATATTCCAGGATATATACACCGCGCTGGTGGACTTCCCGATACAGATGCGAACCTACTGA
- a CDS encoding histidine kinase dimerization/phosphoacceptor domain-containing protein, with the protein MRFLRCASLVQPARLDSPRYADSTRDSTGRTSANVAVRKVGRVVREGLSVMFSEGTAGFNRRVINWAATTPVAVMVIALAGGVVTHVLAPQGIFPFAGLVAIGSLAAARSPRVSLPALAALLGLTALNFLTGPAEDTRFAMASPVIAWALGEVVRNRRVAIDQELRRVVSEEQARITRELHDVIAHSVSVIVVQAAAVDVFDERPDQARAALRSIESAGREALGELRRLLAVVRPGTVQAVVLAYDVGLVRPRST; encoded by the coding sequence TCGACTCTCCCCGGTACGCCGACTCGACCAGAGACAGTACGGGGAGAACGTCCGCGAACGTGGCGGTACGGAAGGTTGGCCGCGTGGTCCGCGAAGGGCTGTCCGTCATGTTCAGCGAGGGTACTGCCGGGTTCAACCGGCGGGTGATCAACTGGGCGGCCACGACTCCGGTGGCGGTGATGGTGATCGCGCTCGCCGGTGGGGTCGTCACCCACGTTCTCGCACCCCAGGGGATCTTCCCGTTCGCGGGCCTGGTCGCGATCGGCTCGCTGGCCGCCGCCCGGTCGCCCCGGGTGTCGCTGCCCGCGCTCGCGGCGCTGCTCGGTCTCACCGCGCTGAACTTCCTCACCGGCCCCGCCGAGGACACGCGGTTCGCGATGGCGTCCCCGGTCATCGCCTGGGCGCTCGGCGAGGTCGTACGCAACCGACGGGTGGCGATCGACCAGGAGTTGCGCCGGGTGGTCAGCGAGGAGCAGGCGCGGATCACGCGCGAGCTGCACGACGTGATCGCGCACAGTGTCTCGGTCATCGTCGTGCAGGCCGCCGCCGTCGACGTCTTCGACGAGCGCCCGGACCAGGCGCGCGCCGCGCTGCGCTCGATCGAGTCGGCGGGGCGCGAGGCGCTCGGGGAGCTGCGCCGCCTGCTGGCCGTGGTACGGCCTGGTACGGTCCAGGCCGTCGTACTGGCGTACGACGTGGGGCTCGTACGACCGCGCTCCACCTGA